Genomic DNA from Bacteroidota bacterium:
CAATGGCAAAAAATACGGCACGCCTCAATTCGCTTCGGCTTTCTACGTGGGACTATTCCGGAAACGGTCTTTATTTCCTGACGTTGAATACTGAAAACAGGGCACCTTTTTTCGGACAGGTAAAAGATGGTGAAATGATACTTTCGCCAATTGGTGAAATTGCATTTCACGAATGGTTTCGATCGCCTGAACTTCGCCCCGATATGGATCTGCATCTCTTTGAATTTGTGGTAATGCCTGATCATGTGCATGCA
This window encodes:
- a CDS encoding transposase, which gives rise to MAKNTARLNSLRLSTWDYSGNGLYFLTLNTENRAPFFGQVKDGEMILSPIGEIAFHEWFRSPELRPDMDLHLFEFVVMPDHVHALIGIGINQINSDIRSENSRNVFGPQRKNLASVIRGYKSAVTTHAKKLGITFAWQRGYYDVIIRDNRHLENVARYIENNPRNYKK